A region from the Lysobacter sp. BMK333-48F3 genome encodes:
- a CDS encoding alpha/beta fold hydrolase encodes MSLRHVLSVAALALACAGVHAQPSSAIKREQHGNRVSENLPEIPAELLERLNRYQNTRGAGLGGWTGDGCLLIGTRFAETTQAHRVCQPLGMREQLTFYREPVGSLTAAPAGHEGFVFAKDVGGNEFWQLHWFDLASRETTLLTDGKSRNESPLFSHDGKQLAYSSTLRNGTDTDVWVMDLATRKPRAVVTAGGNWSASDFSPDGKQLLVIKYVSAAESYPGLVDLQTGKLQLFPVDGGKASISHFRFSHDGRAVYYVSDEPLDGKPQEFATLRRHEPASGKFELLSAGIPWDVDNLALAADGRHLALVSNEDGIGKLRVLALPGHREVTLPELPVGVIGGVEFSPDGRRIALSINTATSPSDVYVIDLAPAQLTRWTRSEVGGLDASKFVAPSLVRYPTFDQVDGRPRTIPAFYYKPAQVPAGKKLPVVVQIHGGPEAQSLPSFSATAQFLANELGAAVLVPNVRGSAGYGRTYLGLDNAEKREDSVKDIGALLDWIARQPELDPQRVGVYGGSYGGYMVLSSLMHYSDRIRAGVDVVGISDFGTFLTNTESYRRDLRRAEYGDERLPQMKAVFDRISPLKNAGKIRSPLFVAQGKNDPRVPYTEAEQIVKAVRGNGQPVWFLMFDDEGHGFQKKANSDFFGAAVMRFWQEHLIGESEK; translated from the coding sequence ATGTCGCTGCGCCACGTTCTGTCCGTCGCCGCGCTGGCCCTGGCCTGCGCCGGCGTCCACGCCCAACCCTCGTCCGCGATCAAACGCGAACAGCACGGCAATCGGGTCAGCGAGAACCTGCCGGAGATTCCCGCCGAACTGCTGGAGCGCCTCAACCGCTACCAGAACACCCGCGGCGCCGGGCTCGGCGGCTGGACCGGCGACGGCTGCCTGCTGATCGGCACCCGCTTCGCCGAGACCACCCAGGCGCACCGGGTCTGCCAGCCGCTGGGCATGCGCGAGCAGCTGACCTTCTACCGCGAACCGGTCGGCAGCCTCACCGCCGCGCCGGCCGGCCACGAGGGCTTCGTGTTCGCCAAGGACGTCGGCGGCAACGAGTTCTGGCAGCTGCACTGGTTCGACCTGGCCAGCCGCGAAACCACCCTGCTGACCGACGGCAAGTCGCGCAACGAGAGCCCGCTGTTCTCCCACGACGGCAAGCAGCTGGCCTACAGCAGCACCCTGCGCAACGGCACCGACACCGACGTGTGGGTGATGGACCTGGCCACGCGCAAGCCGCGCGCGGTGGTCACCGCAGGCGGCAACTGGAGCGCCTCGGACTTCTCGCCGGACGGCAAGCAATTGCTGGTGATCAAGTACGTCTCGGCCGCCGAGTCCTACCCGGGCCTGGTCGACCTGCAGACCGGCAAGCTGCAGTTGTTCCCGGTCGACGGCGGCAAGGCCTCGATCAGCCATTTCCGCTTCTCCCACGACGGCCGCGCGGTGTACTACGTCTCCGACGAGCCGCTCGACGGCAAGCCGCAGGAGTTCGCCACCCTGCGCCGGCACGAACCGGCCAGCGGCAAGTTCGAGCTGCTCAGCGCCGGCATCCCCTGGGACGTGGACAACCTCGCGCTCGCCGCCGACGGCCGCCACCTGGCCCTGGTCAGCAACGAGGACGGGATCGGCAAGCTGCGCGTGCTGGCGCTGCCGGGGCATCGCGAAGTGACCCTGCCGGAGCTGCCGGTCGGGGTGATCGGCGGGGTCGAGTTCTCGCCCGACGGCCGCCGCATCGCCCTGTCGATCAACACCGCGACCTCGCCCAGCGACGTTTACGTGATCGACCTGGCGCCGGCCCAGCTGACCCGCTGGACCCGCAGCGAAGTCGGCGGCCTGGACGCGTCGAAATTCGTCGCTCCCAGCCTGGTGCGCTACCCGACCTTCGACCAGGTCGACGGCCGGCCGCGCACGATTCCGGCCTTCTACTACAAGCCGGCGCAGGTGCCGGCCGGCAAGAAGCTGCCGGTGGTGGTGCAGATCCACGGCGGCCCGGAAGCGCAGTCGCTGCCCAGCTTCAGCGCCACCGCCCAGTTCCTGGCCAACGAACTCGGCGCGGCGGTGCTGGTGCCGAACGTGCGCGGCTCCGCCGGCTACGGCCGCACCTATCTCGGCCTGGACAATGCCGAAAAGCGCGAGGACTCGGTCAAGGACATCGGCGCCCTGCTCGACTGGATCGCCCGACAGCCCGAACTCGACCCGCAACGGGTCGGCGTCTACGGCGGCAGCTACGGCGGCTACATGGTGCTGTCCTCGCTGATGCACTACAGCGACCGGATCCGCGCCGGGGTCGACGTGGTCGGCATCTCCGACTTCGGCACCTTCCTCACCAATACCGAGTCCTACCGCCGCGACCTGCGCCGCGCCGAATACGGCGACGAGCGCCTCCCGCAGATGAAGGCGGTGTTCGATCGCATCTCGCCGCTGAAGAACGCCGGCAAGATCCGCTCGCCGCTGTTCGTCGCCCAGGGCAAGAACGACCCGCGCGTGCCCTACACCGAAGCCGAGCAGATCGTGAAAGCGGTGCGCGGCAACGGCCAGCCGGTGTGGTTCCTGATGTTCGACGACGAAGGCCACGGCTTCCAGAAGAAAGCCAACAGCGATTTCTTCGGCGCGGCGGTGATGCGGTTCTGGCAGGAGCATCTGATCGGCGAAAGCGAGAAGTGA
- a CDS encoding membrane dipeptidase, translating to MIDRRGFLLAAAGWLAAACAGRARADAGALPAWAPPSWAPYPQAMAIDGCCFLGNEDGEADAPLAPAAIADARASGLRALQVTVGPVARYENAYESTVRDLAYWEREFVRHPDLFLPVRGAADLERAHRERKLGIVFHFQDSAPIGEKLERVDDFQRLGVRTVQLTYNLRNLAGDGCMEPGDAGLSRFGQRLIERLNERRLLLDLAHSGRRTALEAIAASKAPVLISHTGCAALVDRPRNKTDAELRAVAEGGGVVGIYLMPFLRESGQATAADVIAHLEHALRVCGEDHVGIGTDNALSPVRLTEAYKRMHRDTVRERQRLGVSAPGEHEDVYLFVPELNHARRFERIAAMLAQRGHSDARIGKLLGGNFARVMSEVWG from the coding sequence ATGATCGACCGCAGAGGATTCCTGCTCGCCGCCGCGGGCTGGCTGGCCGCGGCCTGCGCAGGCCGCGCCCGCGCCGATGCCGGCGCACTGCCGGCTTGGGCGCCGCCGTCGTGGGCGCCCTACCCGCAGGCGATGGCGATCGACGGCTGCTGCTTCCTCGGCAACGAGGACGGCGAAGCCGACGCGCCGCTGGCGCCGGCGGCGATCGCCGATGCGCGCGCCAGCGGCTTGCGCGCGCTGCAGGTCACGGTCGGGCCGGTGGCGCGCTACGAGAACGCCTACGAGTCGACGGTGCGCGACCTGGCCTACTGGGAGCGCGAGTTCGTTCGCCACCCCGACCTGTTCCTGCCGGTACGCGGCGCCGCCGACCTGGAACGCGCGCACCGCGAGCGCAAGCTCGGCATCGTGTTCCATTTCCAGGACAGCGCGCCGATCGGCGAAAAGCTGGAACGGGTCGACGACTTCCAGCGCCTGGGCGTGCGCACGGTGCAGCTGACCTACAACCTGCGCAATCTCGCCGGCGACGGCTGCATGGAGCCCGGCGACGCCGGGCTGAGCCGGTTCGGCCAGCGCCTGATCGAGCGCCTCAACGAGCGCCGCCTGCTGCTGGACCTGGCCCACAGCGGGCGCCGCACCGCGCTGGAGGCGATCGCCGCTTCGAAGGCGCCGGTGCTGATCAGCCACACCGGCTGCGCCGCCCTGGTCGACCGGCCGCGCAACAAGACCGACGCCGAGCTGCGTGCGGTGGCCGAAGGCGGCGGCGTGGTCGGGATCTACCTGATGCCGTTCCTGCGCGAGAGCGGGCAGGCGACCGCGGCCGACGTGATCGCGCACCTGGAGCACGCCTTGCGCGTCTGCGGCGAGGACCACGTCGGCATCGGCACCGACAATGCGCTGTCGCCGGTGCGCTTGACCGAGGCCTACAAGCGCATGCACCGCGACACGGTGCGCGAGCGCCAGCGGCTGGGCGTATCGGCGCCGGGCGAGCACGAGGACGTGTACCTGTTCGTGCCCGAGCTCAACCACGCCCGCCGCTTCGAGCGCATCGCCGCGATGCTGGCGCAGCGGGGCCATTCCGACGCGCGCATCGGCAAGCTGCTGGGCGGCAATTTCGCCCGGGTGATGAGCGAGGTGTGGGGCTAA
- the dnaG gene encoding DNA primase: protein MARIPDGFIDDLLARTDIVEVVGSRVPLKRQGKEYSARCPFHDERSPSFWVSPTKQFYHCFGCGAHGTAISFLMNYDRLEFLDAVDELAKRIGVEVPRDTRSRNQDSDTQDLYTAVEAAQRFFLRQYAGSGKAQGYLDARGVSIDIRERFGIGYAPDGFNGLRDALGTDERRMKLLERAGLFSKNESGRVYDKFRDRVMFPIHDRRGRVIAFGGRVLDKEDGPKYLNSPETPLFHKGRELYGLWQVRQAHNKIPRLIVVEGYMDVIALFQHGVDTAVATLGTATTPDHAELLFRNAADVYFCFDGDRAGRGAAWKAVESVLPRMKDGRQAFFLFLPDGEDPDSLVRQEGADGFDHRLREAMPLSQFLFDSLAADVNLNTLEGKGRLAERAKPLLAQIPDGAFGDLMKQRLTELTGVGARAAAPEPAQRAHGGGRAAPTPKRSLVRSAIAIVLQKPSLAAALAPPYRFAQLRQPGIELLTAIVDLVQQRPEISTGALLEHFAEHEQAAALQKLASQTLPGSDDTLQREFLDAIGQLDKQTVEQRLAELQTQQRESGLNEDEKRELLSLLQARLARPTAKA, encoded by the coding sequence ATGGCGCGCATTCCCGACGGCTTCATCGACGACCTCCTCGCCCGCACCGACATCGTCGAGGTGGTCGGCTCGCGCGTGCCGCTGAAACGGCAGGGCAAGGAGTACTCGGCGCGCTGTCCGTTCCACGACGAGCGCTCGCCCTCGTTCTGGGTCTCGCCGACCAAGCAGTTCTACCACTGCTTCGGCTGCGGCGCGCACGGCACCGCGATCAGCTTCCTGATGAACTACGACCGGCTCGAGTTCCTCGACGCGGTCGACGAACTGGCCAAGCGGATCGGCGTGGAAGTGCCGCGCGATACCCGCTCGCGCAACCAGGATTCCGATACCCAGGACCTGTACACCGCGGTCGAGGCGGCGCAGCGCTTCTTCCTGCGCCAGTACGCGGGCAGCGGCAAGGCCCAGGGCTATCTCGACGCGCGCGGGGTCAGCATCGACATCCGCGAACGCTTCGGCATCGGCTATGCGCCGGACGGCTTCAACGGCCTGCGCGACGCGCTCGGCACCGACGAGCGGCGTATGAAGCTGCTCGAACGCGCCGGCCTGTTCTCCAAGAACGAAAGCGGCCGGGTCTACGACAAGTTCCGCGACCGGGTCATGTTCCCGATCCACGACCGCCGCGGCCGGGTGATCGCGTTCGGCGGCCGCGTGCTGGACAAGGAGGACGGGCCCAAGTACCTCAACTCGCCGGAAACCCCGCTGTTCCACAAGGGCCGCGAGTTGTACGGGCTGTGGCAGGTGCGCCAGGCGCACAACAAGATCCCGCGCCTGATCGTGGTCGAAGGCTATATGGACGTGATCGCGCTGTTCCAGCACGGCGTCGACACCGCGGTGGCGACGCTGGGCACCGCGACCACGCCCGACCACGCCGAACTGCTGTTCCGCAACGCCGCCGACGTGTACTTCTGCTTCGACGGCGACCGCGCCGGGCGCGGCGCGGCGTGGAAGGCGGTGGAGTCGGTATTGCCGCGGATGAAGGACGGCCGCCAGGCCTTCTTCCTGTTCCTGCCCGACGGCGAGGACCCGGACAGCCTGGTGCGCCAGGAGGGCGCCGACGGTTTCGACCATCGCCTGCGCGAGGCGATGCCGCTGTCGCAGTTCCTGTTCGACAGCCTCGCCGCCGACGTCAATCTCAACACCCTGGAAGGCAAGGGCCGCCTCGCCGAGCGCGCCAAGCCCTTGCTAGCGCAGATTCCCGACGGCGCCTTCGGCGACCTGATGAAGCAGCGCCTGACCGAGCTGACCGGGGTCGGCGCGCGCGCCGCCGCACCGGAGCCGGCGCAGCGCGCGCACGGCGGCGGCCGCGCCGCGCCGACGCCGAAGCGCTCGCTGGTGCGCAGCGCGATCGCGATCGTGCTGCAGAAGCCCTCGCTGGCCGCGGCGCTGGCGCCGCCGTACCGCTTCGCCCAGTTGCGTCAGCCGGGGATCGAACTGCTGACCGCGATCGTCGACCTGGTCCAGCAGCGGCCGGAGATCAGCACCGGCGCCCTGCTCGAGCATTTCGCCGAGCACGAGCAGGCTGCGGCGCTGCAGAAACTGGCCAGCCAGACCCTGCCCGGCAGCGACGACACCCTGCAGCGCGAATTCCTGGACGCGATCGGCCAGCTCGACAAGCAGACCGTCGAGCAGCGCCTGGCCGAGCTGCAGACCCAGCAGCGCGAGTCCGGCCTCAACGAAGACGAGAAGCGCGAACTGCTGTCGCTGCTGCAGGCCCGCCTGGCCCGGCCCACGGCCAAGGCCTGA
- a CDS encoding YihY/virulence factor BrkB family protein, whose amino-acid sequence MLERFFEYDLLALAAALSFYTLLSLAPLVLLLLWLTTALYPSAQEEFFRQIGLLVGSEVEGTARLIVANAEHRPDTGSMAAGFGLLALLVGASAVFGQLQTALNRVFRSDAQRLGGALAWLRKRLLSFGMAISVGFLLVVSMAVQAALQLLIAYLPELLPLFAGIVSFLLYALVFAAMYRWLPDRPVGRRRALVGGALTAAMFMLGRSAIGLYLGQASLGSAYGPAGGLVVMLVWMYYCAVVFLLGALITATLEERARLRRRLSEARTAAAPA is encoded by the coding sequence TTGCTGGAACGCTTCTTCGAGTACGACCTGCTGGCCCTGGCCGCGGCGCTGTCGTTCTACACCCTGCTCTCGCTGGCGCCGCTGGTGCTGTTGCTGCTGTGGCTGACCACCGCGCTGTACCCGTCGGCGCAGGAGGAATTCTTCCGCCAGATCGGCCTGCTGGTCGGCAGCGAGGTCGAGGGTACCGCGCGGCTGATCGTCGCCAACGCCGAGCATCGGCCCGACACCGGCTCGATGGCGGCCGGATTCGGGCTGCTGGCCCTGCTGGTCGGCGCCTCGGCGGTGTTCGGCCAGCTGCAGACCGCCTTGAACCGGGTGTTCCGCAGCGACGCCCAGCGCCTGGGCGGGGCGCTGGCCTGGCTGCGCAAGCGCCTGCTCTCGTTCGGCATGGCGATCAGCGTCGGCTTCCTGCTGGTGGTGTCGATGGCGGTGCAGGCGGCGCTGCAGCTGCTGATCGCCTACCTGCCCGAGCTGTTGCCGCTGTTCGCCGGCATCGTCTCGTTCCTGCTCTATGCCCTGGTCTTCGCCGCCATGTACCGCTGGCTGCCGGACCGGCCGGTCGGCCGCCGCCGGGCCCTGGTCGGCGGCGCGCTGACCGCGGCGATGTTCATGCTCGGCCGCAGCGCGATCGGCCTGTACCTGGGCCAGGCCAGCCTCGGCAGCGCCTACGGCCCGGCCGGCGGCCTGGTGGTGATGCTGGTGTGGATGTACTACTGCGCGGTGGTGTTCCTGCTCGGCGCGCTGATCACCGCGACGCTGGAGGAACGCGCGCGGCTGCGCCGGCGCCTGAGCGAAGCGCGCACCGCGGCGGCGCCGGCCTGA
- a CDS encoding YihY/virulence factor BrkB family protein, producing the protein MLERFFEYDLLALAAALSFYTLLSLAPLVLLLLWLTTALYPSAQEEFFRQIGLLVGASAVFGQLQTALNRVFRSDAQRLGGALAWLRKRLLSFGMAISVGFLLVVSMAVQAALQLLIAYLPELLPLFAGIVSFLLYALVFAAMYRWLPDRPVGRRRALVGGALTAAMFMLGRSAIGLYLGQVLARGRRTRTPPTAASFTGPGDRRSRTPGGVP; encoded by the coding sequence TTGCTGGAACGCTTCTTCGAGTACGACCTGCTGGCCCTGGCCGCGGCGCTGTCGTTCTACACCCTGCTCTCGCTGGCGCCGCTGGTGCTGTTGCTGCTGTGGCTGACCACCGCGCTGTACCCGTCGGCGCAGGAGGAATTCTTCCGCCAGATCGGCCTGCTGGTCGGCGCCTCGGCGGTGTTCGGCCAGCTGCAGACCGCCTTGAACCGGGTGTTCCGCAGCGACGCCCAGCGCCTGGGCGGGGCGCTGGCCTGGCTGCGCAAGCGCCTGCTCTCGTTCGGCATGGCGATCAGCGTCGGCTTCCTGCTGGTGGTGTCGATGGCGGTGCAGGCGGCGCTGCAGCTGCTGATCGCCTACCTGCCCGAGCTGTTGCCGCTGTTCGCCGGCATCGTCTCGTTCCTGCTCTATGCCCTGGTCTTCGCCGCCATGTACCGCTGGCTGCCGGACCGGCCGGTCGGCCGCCGCCGGGCCCTGGTCGGCGGCGCGCTGACCGCGGCGATGTTCATGCTCGGCCGCAGCGCGATCGGCCTGTACCTGGGCCAGGTCCTCGCGCGCGGCCGCAGGACCCGGACGCCGCCCACGGCGGCGTCCTTCACCGGCCCCGGCGATCGTCGGAGCCGCACACCAGGAGGTGTTCCATGA
- a CDS encoding GatB/YqeY domain-containing protein, which produces MSLKQRLTEDMKAAMKSGDKQSLGVIRLINAALKQKEVDERIELDDTAVIAVLDKMVKQRRDSVTQYQAAAREDLAQVERDEIVVIERYLPAKLGEAEILAVVEAVIAEVGATGLADLGKLMGPLKAKLAGKADMGQVSALTKQRLAG; this is translated from the coding sequence ATGAGCCTCAAACAACGCCTCACCGAAGACATGAAGGCCGCGATGAAGAGCGGCGACAAGCAGTCCCTGGGCGTGATCCGCCTGATCAACGCCGCGCTCAAGCAGAAGGAAGTCGACGAGCGCATCGAGCTGGACGACACCGCGGTGATCGCGGTGCTCGACAAGATGGTCAAGCAGCGCCGCGACTCGGTCACCCAGTATCAGGCGGCCGCGCGCGAGGACCTGGCCCAGGTCGAGCGCGACGAGATCGTGGTGATCGAGCGCTACCTGCCGGCCAAGCTCGGCGAGGCCGAGATCCTCGCGGTGGTCGAGGCGGTCATCGCCGAAGTCGGTGCGACCGGCCTGGCCGACCTGGGCAAGCTGATGGGCCCGCTCAAGGCCAAGCTGGCCGGCAAGGCCGACATGGGCCAGGTCTCGGCCCTGACCAAGCAGCGCCTGGCCGGCTGA
- the rpsU gene encoding 30S ribosomal protein S21 produces MPSVKVRENEPFEFALRRFKRTCEKAGVLAETRKREFYEKPTQERKRKAAAAVKRQARRASRDVTKRQRLY; encoded by the coding sequence ATGCCCAGCGTCAAAGTCCGCGAAAACGAGCCTTTCGAATTTGCCCTGCGCCGCTTCAAGCGCACCTGCGAGAAGGCCGGCGTCCTGGCCGAGACCCGCAAGCGCGAGTTCTACGAAAAGCCGACGCAGGAACGCAAGCGCAAGGCCGCTGCTGCGGTGAAGCGCCAGGCCCGCCGCGCTTCGCGCGACGTCACCAAGCGTCAGCGCCTGTACTGA
- the tsaD gene encoding tRNA (adenosine(37)-N6)-threonylcarbamoyltransferase complex transferase subunit TsaD → MKVLGIETSCDETGVAVYDTQAGLRAHALYSQIALHAEYGGVVPELASRDHVRKLLPLIRQTLAESDLRPEDLDGVAYTAGPGLVGALLVGAGVARALAWALEVPAVAVHHMEGHLLAPLMEDDPLGRPQPPFVALLVSGGHTQLVAVDAIGRYRLLGETLDDAAGEAFDKTAKLMGLPYPGGPQLAAQAELGVPGRFKFARPMTDRPGLDFSFSGLKTQVLLAWQNSDRSDQTRADIARGFEDAVVDTLAIKCQRALDAAGCDTLVVAGGVGANRRLRAQLAAMAEKRGGRVCFPRPAFCTDNGAMIAYAGALRLQAGQHEDAAVKVTPRWDMALLQAV, encoded by the coding sequence ATGAAGGTCCTCGGCATCGAGACCAGCTGCGACGAGACCGGCGTCGCCGTCTACGACACCCAGGCCGGGCTGCGCGCCCACGCCCTCTACAGCCAGATCGCCCTGCACGCCGAGTACGGCGGGGTGGTGCCGGAGCTGGCCAGCCGCGACCACGTGCGCAAGCTGCTGCCGCTGATCCGCCAGACCCTGGCCGAGTCGGACCTGCGCCCGGAAGACCTGGACGGGGTGGCCTACACCGCCGGCCCGGGCCTGGTCGGGGCCCTGCTGGTCGGGGCCGGGGTCGCCCGCGCCCTGGCCTGGGCGCTGGAGGTGCCGGCGGTCGCCGTCCACCACATGGAGGGCCACCTGCTGGCGCCGCTGATGGAGGACGACCCGCTGGGCCGGCCGCAGCCGCCGTTCGTGGCCCTGCTGGTGTCCGGCGGCCACACCCAACTGGTCGCGGTCGACGCCATCGGCCGCTACCGCCTGCTCGGTGAGACCCTGGACGACGCCGCCGGCGAGGCCTTCGACAAGACCGCCAAGCTGATGGGCCTGCCTTACCCGGGCGGGCCGCAGTTGGCGGCGCAGGCCGAACTCGGCGTACCGGGGCGGTTCAAGTTCGCCCGGCCGATGACCGACCGGCCCGGCCTGGACTTCAGCTTCAGCGGGCTCAAGACCCAGGTCCTGCTGGCCTGGCAGAACAGCGACCGCAGCGACCAGACCCGCGCCGACATCGCCCGCGGCTTCGAGGATGCGGTGGTCGACACCCTGGCGATCAAGTGCCAGCGCGCCCTCGACGCGGCCGGCTGCGACACCCTGGTGGTCGCCGGCGGCGTCGGCGCCAACCGCCGCCTGCGCGCGCAGCTGGCGGCGATGGCGGAAAAACGCGGCGGCCGGGTCTGCTTCCCGCGTCCGGCGTTCTGCACCGACAACGGCGCGATGATCGCCTACGCCGGCGCCCTGCGCCTGCAAGCCGGCCAGCACGAAGACGCCGCGGTCAAGGTGACGCCGCGCTGGGACATGGCGTTGTTGCAGGCGGTGTGA
- the folB gene encoding dihydroneopterin aldolase, producing the protein MDHVFIEGLELEAVIGIYDWERKIRQPLVFDLEMAFDNRVPAASDAIGDTLDYKAISDRIADYVGQSQFGLVETLAERVAAIVIEEFGVSRVRLKLTKPSAIRGARGVGVRIERSRAP; encoded by the coding sequence ATGGACCACGTCTTCATCGAAGGCCTCGAACTCGAGGCCGTGATCGGCATCTACGACTGGGAGCGCAAGATCCGCCAGCCGCTGGTGTTCGACCTGGAAATGGCCTTCGACAACCGGGTGCCGGCGGCCAGCGACGCGATCGGCGACACCCTGGACTACAAGGCGATCAGCGACCGCATCGCCGACTATGTGGGCCAGTCGCAGTTCGGCCTGGTCGAGACCCTGGCCGAACGGGTCGCGGCGATCGTGATCGAGGAATTCGGCGTCAGCCGGGTTCGGCTCAAGCTGACCAAGCCCAGCGCGATCCGCGGCGCGCGCGGGGTCGGGGTGCGCATCGAGCGCTCGCGCGCGCCGTGA
- a CDS encoding DUF6159 family protein, translating to MFDKLSRSWELVKASAAVLRSDRELMLFPVISAICVLVVLATFLIPVVVMDAFADGFGVGAAMLSFAFYFCQYFVIIFCNCALVSGAMIRLEGGNPTLADGFRAATARLAAIAGYAAIAATVGMILQALKDRDNNFIVRLIGSALGAAWTMATFLVVPVLVAEDIGPIEAVKRSVALFKRTWGESAAGMVGIGFAFALLMIGTGLAGFGLAWLLGLVSSALAVLVGALTVLALLALAVYQSALGGVYSAALYRYANEGELPAGFEGLQLESALVRR from the coding sequence ATGTTCGACAAACTTTCGCGCAGTTGGGAACTGGTCAAGGCCAGCGCCGCGGTATTGCGTTCGGACCGGGAGCTGATGCTGTTTCCGGTGATCTCGGCGATCTGCGTGTTGGTGGTGCTGGCCACCTTCCTGATCCCGGTGGTGGTCATGGACGCGTTCGCCGACGGCTTCGGCGTCGGCGCGGCGATGCTGAGCTTCGCCTTCTACTTCTGCCAGTACTTCGTGATCATCTTCTGCAACTGCGCCCTGGTCAGCGGCGCGATGATCCGCCTGGAGGGCGGCAACCCGACCCTGGCCGACGGCTTCCGCGCCGCGACCGCGCGGTTGGCCGCGATCGCCGGCTACGCCGCCATCGCCGCGACCGTCGGCATGATCCTGCAGGCGCTCAAGGACCGCGACAACAACTTCATCGTGCGCCTGATCGGCAGCGCGCTCGGCGCGGCCTGGACCATGGCCACCTTCCTGGTGGTGCCGGTGCTGGTGGCCGAGGACATCGGCCCGATCGAGGCGGTCAAGCGCAGCGTGGCCTTGTTCAAGCGCACCTGGGGCGAGAGCGCGGCCGGCATGGTCGGCATCGGTTTCGCCTTCGCCCTGTTGATGATCGGCACCGGCCTGGCCGGCTTCGGCCTGGCCTGGCTGCTGGGCCTGGTGTCGTCGGCGCTGGCGGTGCTGGTCGGCGCGCTGACCGTGCTCGCCCTGCTCGCGCTGGCGGTGTACCAGAGCGCGCTCGGCGGGGTGTACTCGGCCGCGCTGTACCGCTACGCCAACGAAGGCGAACTGCCGGCCGGCTTCGAAGGCCTGCAGCTGGAGAGCGCGCTGGTCCGGCGCTGA
- a CDS encoding SAM-dependent methyltransferase: MNSFDLPPPDADALAHSARLSALIREQIAAHGGAIPFSRFMELALYAPGLGYYSAGASKFGAEGDFVTAPELGPVFAACVAEAVAPVLRQIGPQARFLELGGGTGAFAEVALKRLLELDALPDRYVILEPSAQLRHRQRERLRERLVPPVFELLEWPDGPFGDEWDGVLFANEVIDALPTPRFAIRDEEVFEEYVVAEGEGFARTLRPADDFLANAVRLAERRMERPLAEGYRSELLPQLPYWIQAVSGGLRRGAMLFVDYGYPRSEYYAPERADGTLRAYYRHRMHDEPLLWPGLQDLTASVDFTALVEAGVAAGFDLAGYCNQASFLLGNGLAGVLERIERIDDPAERQRRLNEVKRLTLPSEMGERFQVMGFEKEVEFGVAFMAGDLSFRL, translated from the coding sequence GTGAATTCTTTCGATCTGCCGCCCCCCGACGCCGACGCGCTGGCGCACAGCGCGCGCCTGTCCGCCCTGATCCGCGAACAGATCGCCGCCCACGGTGGCGCGATCCCGTTCTCGCGCTTCATGGAGCTGGCCCTGTACGCGCCCGGCCTGGGCTACTACAGCGCCGGCGCGAGCAAGTTCGGCGCCGAGGGCGACTTCGTCACCGCGCCCGAGCTCGGCCCGGTGTTCGCCGCCTGCGTCGCCGAAGCGGTGGCGCCGGTGCTGCGCCAGATCGGCCCGCAGGCGCGTTTCCTCGAACTCGGCGGCGGCACCGGCGCGTTCGCCGAAGTGGCGCTCAAGCGCCTGCTCGAACTCGATGCGCTGCCCGACCGCTACGTCATCCTCGAGCCCAGCGCGCAACTGCGCCACCGCCAGCGCGAGCGCCTGCGCGAACGCCTGGTGCCGCCGGTGTTCGAACTGCTGGAGTGGCCCGACGGCCCGTTCGGCGACGAGTGGGACGGGGTGCTGTTCGCCAACGAAGTGATCGATGCGCTGCCGACGCCGCGCTTCGCGATCCGCGACGAGGAAGTGTTCGAGGAGTACGTGGTCGCCGAAGGCGAGGGCTTCGCCCGCACTCTGCGCCCGGCCGACGATTTCCTCGCCAATGCGGTGCGCCTGGCCGAGCGCCGGATGGAGCGGCCGCTGGCCGAGGGCTATCGCTCGGAACTGCTGCCGCAGCTGCCGTACTGGATCCAGGCGGTGTCCGGCGGCCTGCGCCGCGGCGCGATGCTGTTCGTCGACTACGGCTATCCGCGCAGCGAGTACTACGCGCCCGAACGCGCCGACGGCACCCTGCGCGCCTATTACCGCCACCGCATGCACGACGAGCCCTTGCTGTGGCCGGGGCTGCAGGACCTCACCGCCTCGGTCGACTTCACCGCCCTGGTCGAGGCCGGCGTGGCCGCCGGCTTCGACCTGGCCGGCTACTGCAACCAGGCCAGCTTCCTGCTCGGCAACGGCCTGGCCGGAGTGCTGGAACGGATCGAGCGCATCGACGATCCGGCCGAGCGCCAGCGCCGGCTCAACGAGGTCAAGCGCCTGACCCTGCCCAGCGAAATGGGTGAGCGTTTTCAGGTGATGGGCTTCGAGAAGGAGGTCGAGTTCGGGGTGGCGTTCATGGCCGGCGACCTGAGTTTCCGCCTGTGA